One window of Candidatus Nitrospira kreftii genomic DNA carries:
- a CDS encoding NAD(P)H:quinone oxidoreductase WrbA: MCVSLSTGCVALSRAGDASPSIKILVTYHSLSENTERMAEAVVAGAKSVSGAQVVLKRVGHVTADDLFAADAVIVGSPVYWSNMSGEVKTFFDNWQFKFGVFPEYKMKDKVGAAFATGGQVSSGKEVTMLTILAAMLENRMIVVSDGGAFGASATTEGHSPGIDDQELASANALGRRVAEVTKLIRRGLSNRTQRWAP; encoded by the coding sequence ATGTGCGTCAGTCTAAGCACGGGTTGCGTGGCGTTGTCACGGGCAGGTGATGCCTCGCCATCGATCAAGATCCTTGTCACCTACCATTCTCTCTCAGAGAATACTGAACGCATGGCAGAGGCCGTGGTGGCTGGAGCCAAGTCAGTATCTGGTGCTCAGGTTGTCCTTAAACGTGTCGGCCACGTGACGGCAGATGATCTGTTTGCCGCTGATGCCGTGATTGTCGGCTCTCCGGTGTATTGGTCCAACATGTCAGGGGAAGTGAAGACCTTTTTTGACAACTGGCAGTTCAAGTTCGGAGTCTTCCCGGAATACAAGATGAAAGACAAAGTTGGGGCGGCCTTTGCCACAGGAGGGCAAGTCTCAAGCGGGAAAGAAGTCACCATGTTGACGATTCTCGCCGCGATGCTTGAAAATCGAATGATCGTGGTGAGCGACGGGGGAGCGTTTGGGGCATCGGCAACCACCGAAGGCCACAGCCCAGGGATTGATGATCAAGAGCTTGCTAGTGCCAACGCATTAGGTCGGCGGGTAGCCGAGGTGACAAAACTCATCAGACGGGGGCTGAGCAATAGGACACAACGTTGGGCACCATGA
- a CDS encoding (2Fe-2S)-binding protein, giving the protein MYVCLCRGITESDVREAGRGGCVMPCQLKAKFGLKQSGSCGRCAKNIHELVELAVQGASTSTVER; this is encoded by the coding sequence ATGTACGTTTGTTTGTGCAGAGGAATTACAGAATCAGATGTCCGTGAGGCAGGGCGAGGGGGATGTGTGATGCCTTGTCAACTCAAGGCCAAGTTTGGTCTCAAGCAGAGTGGCAGTTGCGGTCGCTGCGCAAAGAATATCCATGAGTTGGTAGAGCTTGCCGTCCAAGGGGCTTCAACCAGCACTGTAGAACGATAA